Genomic window (Pseudomonas xantholysinigenes):
GGGCGATTTCATCCTGGTGAACAAGTTCTCCTACGGCATTCGCCTGCCGGTGATCGACAAGAAGGTCATCGAGGTCGGTGACCCGCAGCGCGGCGATGTGATGGTGTTCCGCTACCCCAGCGACCCGAACGTCAACTACATCAAGCGTGTGGTCGGCCTGCCGGGCGACGTGATCCGCTACACCAGCGACAAGCGCCTGTACGTCAATGGCCAGGCGATCGCCGAGCAGTTGGTCGGCAGCGAGCCGGGCACGCTGGGCAGCGCCGAGTTGTACAAGGAGAAACTCGGCGAGGCCGAGCACCTGATCCGCAAGGAAATGACCCGCTACCGCATGCCGCCGGACCAGCAATGGACCGTGCCGGCTGGTCACTACTTCATGATGGGTGACAACCGCGACAACTCCAACGACAGCCGTTTCTGGGACGATCCGAACATTCCCAAGGAACTGCACGGCATGGTTCCGGACCGGAACATCGTCGGCAAGGCGTTCGCGGTCTGGATGAGCTGGCCAGAGCCGAAACTCAGCCACTTCCCGAACCTGTCGCGGGTCGGGCTGATCAATTGAGTAACGACGGCGCTGTCCACGGACGGCGCCGCTTGCATTTATGACATAGGCTGTGTTCTCAGGGAGCGAGGGCTTTCGCCGTTGCCGGCGCAGGACCACAGTCAAACCGTCTTTCAGGATGTTGATTTGAACAACGCGTTGAACATTGCCGGGGTGGCTCCATGAGTGCTTCCCTCGATCGCCTGGAGCGCAAGCTCGGCTACACCTTCAAGAACCAGGACCAGATGCTGCTGGCCCTGACCCATCGCAGCTATGCCGGGCGCAATAACGAGCGCCTGGAATTCCTCGGCGATGCCATCCTCAATTTCGTGGTCGGCGAAGCGCTGTTCGAGCGCTTCCCGCAGGCCCGCGAGGGCCAGTTGTCGCGCCTGCGCGCCCGCCTGGTCAAGGGCGAGACCCTGGCCCGGCTGGCCCGCGGCTTCGATTTGGGCGAATACCTGCGCCTGGGCTCGGGCGAACTCAAGAGCGGCGGTTTCCGTCGCGAGTCGATCCTCGCCGACGCCCTCGAGGCGCTGATCGGCGCGATTTACCAGGACGCCGACATGCAGACCGCCCGCGAGCGCATCCTCGCCTGGCTGACCGACGAATTCGACGGCTTGACGCTGGTCGATACCAACAAAGACCCCAAGACCCGCCTGCAGGAGTTCCTGCAGTCGCGTGCCTGTGAGCTGCCGCGCTATGAAGTGGTGGATATCCAGGGCGAACCGCACTGCCGGACTTTCTTCGTCGAATGCGAAGTGGTCCTGCTGAACAAGAAAAGCCGTGGCCAGGGCGTCAGCCGGCGTATCGCCGAGCAGGTCGCCGCCGCCGCCGCATTGATCGCCCTGGGCGTGGAGAATGGCAATGACTGAGAACACTTCGACCCGCTGCGGCTATGTCGCCATCGTCGGTCGCCCCAACGTGGGCAAGTCCACGCTGCTCAACCACATCCTCGGGCAGAAGCTGGCGATTACCTCGCGCAAGCCGCAGACCACCCGCCACAACATGCTTGGCATCAAGACCGAGGGTGACGTGCAGGCGATCTACGTCGACACCCCCGGCATGCACAAGGCCAACGACAAGGCCCTGAACCGCTACATGAACCGCAATGCCTCGGCGGCCCTGAAGGACGTCGACGTGGTGATCTTCGTGGTCGACCGCACCAAGTGGACCGACGAGGATCAACTGGTGCTCGAGCGTGTGCAGTACGTGACCGGCCCGCTGATCATTGCGGTCAACAAGACCGACCGCATGGAAGAGAAGGCCGAGCTGATCCCGCACCTGCAATGGCTGCAGGAACAACTGCCGAATGCCGAAGTGATGCCGATTTCCGCGCAGCAGGGGCATAACCTCGAAGCCTTGGAAGCGCAGATCGCCAAGCACCTGCCGGAAAACGAGCACTTCTTCCCCGAAGACCAGATCACCGACCGCAGCAGCCGCTTCCTCGCCGCCGAACTGGTGCGCGAGAAGATCATGCGCCAGCTCGGCGCCGAGCTGCCGTACCAGATCACCGTGGAAATCGAGGAATTCAAGCAGCAGGGTCACGTGCTGCACATCCACGCGCTGATCCTGGTCGAGCGTGACGGGCAGAAGAAGATCATCATTGGCGACAAGGGCGAGCGTATCAAGCGCATCGGTTCCGAGGCGCGCAAGGACATGGAAGTGCTGTTCGACTCCAAGGTCATGCTCAACCTGTGGGTGAAGGTCAAGGGTGGCTGGTCCGACGACGAGCGCGCGCTGCGTTCGCTGGGTTACGGCGACCTGTAACAGTTCTTGATACAACCGGCGTTCCCTGTGGGAGCGGGCTTGCCCGCGAATGCGATGGTGGATTCACCGACGCTTTCGCGGGCAAGCCCGCTCCCACAGGTGTTTCTGGCATAGAGTGACTCATCATGGACCAACCCACCCCTCAACCCGCCTACGTCCTGCACAGCCGTGCCTACAAGGAAACCAGCGCGCTGGTGGACTTTCTCACGCCCCAAGGGCGGGTACGGGCGGTGTTGCGTCGGGCGCGGGGCAAGGGCGGTAGCCTGGTCAGGCCATTCGTGCCGCTTGAGGTGGAGCTGCGCGGGCGCGGCGAGCTGAAGAACGTCGGCCGCCTGGACAGCTCCGGCATTGCCGTCTGGCTGCATGGCGACGCACTGTTCAGCGGGCTTTACCTCAACGAGCTGTTGATGCGCCTGCTGCCCGCCGAGGCGCCGCATCCGGCGCTGTTCGAGCACTACACCTTGACCCTCCAGGCCCTGGCCGCGGGGCGTCCATTGGAGCCGCTGCTGCGCTCCTTCGAATGGCGCCTGCTGGACGAGCTGGGCTATGCCTTCGCCCTGGATCATGACGTCAATGATGCCCCGGTGGTCGTCGATGGCCTTTACCGGCTGCAGGTGGACGCTGGCCTGGAGCGGGTCGAGCTGTTTCAGCCAGGCTTGTTCCAAGGCGCCGAGCTGCTGGCCCTGGCCCAGGCCGACTGGGACGCCCCTGGCGCCTTGCTCGCGGCCAAGCGCCTGATGCGCCAGGCCTTGGCCGTGCATCTGGGGCCCAAGCCACTGGTCAGTCGGGAACTGTTTCGCAAGCGCTGAGCACGACGTATGCTGTGGCCCTCAATCTTCAGGAGTGCCCCTTCGTGACTCACAGCAACCGCATGCTTCTCGGCGTCAACATCGACCACGTGGCGACCCTGCGCCAGGCCCGGGGCACCCGCTATCCGGACCCGGTCAAGGCCGCGCTGGACGCCGAGGAAGCGGGTGCCGACGGCATTACCGTGCACCTGCGCGAAGACCGCCGGCACATCCAGGAGCGCGACGTGCTGCTGCTCAAGGATGTGCTGCAGACCCGCATGAACTTCGAAATGGGTGTCACCGAAGAGATGATGGTCTTCGCCGAGAGGATTCGTCCGGCGCATATCTGCCTGGTGCCGGAAACCCGTCAGGAGCTGACCACCGAAGGCGGCCTCGATGTGGCCGGCCAGGAAGCGCGGATCAAGGCGGCGGTCGAGCGCCTGTCGCGCACCGGTGCCGAAGTGTCGCTGTTCATCGATGCCGACGAGCGGCAGATCGAGGCCTCGCACCGCGTCGGCGCCCCGGCCATCGAGCTGCACACCGGGCGTTATGCCGATGCTCAGACGCCGGCCGAGGTGGCCGAGGAGCTCCAGCGCATCGTCGATGGCGTGGCGTTCGGTGTTGGCCAGGGGCTGATCGTCAATGCCGGCCATGGCCTGCACTACCACAACGTCGAGGCCGTCGCCGCGATCAAGGGCATCAACGAACTGAACATCGGCCACGCGCTGGTGGCCCATGCGTTGTTCGTCGGCTTCAAGGCGGCGGTGGCCGAGATGAAGGCGCTGATCGTCGCCGCTTCGCGCTGATCATCGATGGGCAGTGCCGGACTCTTCGCGGGTAAACCCGCTCCCACAGGTAGCACACAGGCCTTGAGACTGGTGAGTTCCCTGTGGGAGGCGAAGAGGCCGGTGTTGCCCGCGCATCATTCGGCCTGGAACACCAGGGTGAAGCGGGTCGGCCCTTCGGTCTGGCTGGATACTTCGACTCGCCCTCCATGCAGTTGCATGATCGACTTGACGATCGCCAGCCCCAGCCCGGTCCCGCCCTCCAGCCGTGAACGTCCGGCGCCTGCCCGGTAAAAGCGCTCGAACAGGTGTGGCAGGTGCGCCTGGCCAATCCCCGCGCCTTGGTTTTCTACCCACACGGCGATTTCGTTGCCCTGGCGCTCGATACCCACGGCCACCGGCTTGCCCTGCGGCCCATGGCGGATTGCATTGCTCAACAGGTTCGACAGCGCGCGCTGGAACATCAAGCGGTCCGCCAGCGCCGTGCCCCAGCCCTGCAAGTGCAAGGAAATCCCCTTGAGCTCGGCGCTGAACGCGAACAGTTCGCTGACCCGCGCCACTTCGTCGGCCAGCGTCACCGGCACCAGCGCCACCTGGGTCTGTGGCTGGCTGACCTGGGCGAGGAACAGCATGTCGTTGATGATGCGGTTGAGCCGAGTCAGCTCCTCGACGCTGTCTTCCAGTGCTTCGCGGTATTTGTCGCCATCGCGTTCGCGGGCCAGGGTAACCTGGGCCTTGCCCATCAGGTTGCCGATCGGCGTACGCAGCTCATGGGCCAGGTCGTCGGAAAACTGCGACAGCTGGCGCACGCCCTGATCGAGGCGGTCGAGCATCACATTGATGGCCCGGGCCAGCTCGGCCAGCTCCACTGGCAGGCCACTGTCGGGCAGGCGGTGTGCCAGGTCCTGGGCCGAGACTTGCCCGGCGATCCGGCGAAAGTGCCGCAGTGGTCGCAGGCCGCGTTGCACCAGCTTCCAGGCGGCGATGCCGATCAGCAGCAGCAACAGCGGCAGGGCCAGCAAGGTCGAGTGCAGGTAGGCCTGCAACAGGCTGTTGTCGTCGCTGCGATTGAGCGACATCAGGACCTTGACCGGGGTGTCGTCGCGCAGGCGCATCAGACGGCTGGCGGTGAGGATCTGGTTGTCCTCGCCGTCGCGCCAGGCGTGAAAGGTCAGCCGGTTGTCGGCTTCCAGGCTCAGCAAGTGTTGCGACGGCAACGCCGGACCAAGGCTAAGCAGGGCTGGATGGCGGCCGTTGACCGCCAGCACGCTGAGGCTGAGGTTGTCATGGCCCATGACCAGGTCGAGCAGCGGGTGGGCGCGGGCGCTCAGGTCGTCGCTGCGCAGGTCGACCCGCAGGTTGTGCTCGACCTGCTGCATCTTGCGCGCCAGGTCCTTGCGTGCGCGGCTGTCCAGTTCGTGGTCGAGGGCGAATACCGCCAGGGTGGCGAGCAGCAGCACCAGCGCGGCGCCCAGCAGGGTGACGGTCAGGCCCAGGCGCAGCGACAGGCTCGCGCGTTTCACACGCGGGCCTCGAGCACATAGCCGACACCGCGCAAGGTGTGGATCAGCTTGTCCTCGAACGGGTCGTCGATCTTCGCCCGCAGGCGGCGGATCGACACCTCCACCACATTGGTGTCGCAGTCGAAGTTCATGTCCCACACCAGCGAGATGATCTGTGTGCGCGACAGCACCTCGCCGCTCTGGCGCATCAGCAGGTGCAGCAGGGCGAATTCCTTGGCGGTCAGGTCGATGCGCTGGCCGCCGCGCCAGGCCCGATGGCGGCCGGGGTCGAGCTCGAGGTCAGCGACTTTCAGCGTGTTGGGTTGCAGGCGTTGGTCGTTGCGCCGCAGCAGGCTGCGGATGCGCGCCAGCAGCTCGGGGAACTCGAAGGGCTTGAGCAGGTAGTCGTCGGCGCCCAGGTCCAGGCCCTTGACCCGATCGGCCAGGCGACCGTGGGCGGTGAGCATCATGATCCGCGTGGAGGACTCGGCGCGCAGGCGTTGCAGTACGCTCCAGCCGTCCAGCTCGGGCAGGTTGACGTCGAGGATCACCAGGTCGTAGGGCTGCTGGCGGGCCAGGTGCAGGCCGTCGGTGCCGGTATGGGCGCAATCGACCACGTAGCCGTTCTCGCGCAGGCCTTGCTGCAGGTAGTCGGCGGTGCGGGGTTCGTCCTCGATGATCAGTAGGCGCATGCTCGGGCTCGGTTCGATGAAAGGGGGCGATTCTCGACCCTGTAGTGACATCAGGGTCAAGCGGCGAGAATGTTACTGGATGCGAATGGGCAAACGGTGGGGATTGCCGATTTGTAATGTACGGGTCATCTGAATGACAGGGCCGCCGCGTTCGCCAGCCAGGCTGACCTTGCAGCACTGTAATGTCTGGCTCACCTTGTCGTTAGCTGCGCCTTGTCATGCTGGCCCTGTCGATACGGTTATCACGAGGCAAGCACGATGAACCTGAGCAAATACCTGCTGCTGGCGATCCTCGCCCTGGGCAGCACCAGCGTTTTCGCCGAGGGTGGCGCCGAGCGCTCCAAGCAGTTCTGGCAAGCGTTCCGCGACGATCAGGCACGCCTGCATGGCGACAAGCAGCAAGCGCTGGCCGAGCGCGAGCGCAAGGCCGAAGAGAAGGCCCGCGAGGTGGCCAAGGATTGAGTCACACCCCTGCGCCGCGACAGCTCCACGGCGCAGGTGGCTTCGGGCGCCCCTGCGGGCGCCTTTTTTATTTGCGCGCCAGCAGCGTGGCGCGGCGCGGTGCCGGCAGGCCTTCGATGGTCTTGGCGTGGTCGGCGGGGTCGAGGAAATCGCCGAGGGACTGGTAGCGCATCCACTCGGTGCTGCGTTGTTCCTCGACGCTGGTGACGCTGACATCGACGCAGCGCACATCGCTGAAGCCGGCGCGGCGCAACCAGCGTTCCAGCGCCGGCACCGAGGGCAGGAACCACACATTGCGCATCTGCGCGTAGCGGTCTTCGGGCACCAGCACCTGGTTTTCGTCACCTTCGATCACCAGGGTCTCCAGCACCAGCTCGCCGCCCTTGACCAAGCAGTCCTTGAGCGCCAGCAGGTGCTCGATGGGCGAGCGACGGTGGTAGAACACGCCCATGGAGAACACCGTGTCGAAGCCTTCGAGGTTGGCTGGCAGCTCTTCCAGGGCGAACGGCAGGTGCCAGGCCGGCAGCTCAGGCAGGTACTGCTGTACCGCCTGGAACTGGCAGAAGAACAGCCAGTTGGGGTCGACACCGATGACCATGTCGGCGCCGGCGCCGAGCATGCGCCACTGGTAGTAGCCATTGCCGCAACCGACATCGAGCACGCGCTTGCCCTTGAGGTCCAGGTGCGGGCCAACCCGCGACCATTTCCAGTCCGAGCGCCATTCGGTGTCGACATGCACGCCGAACAGCTCGAACGGGCCCTTGCGCCAGGGCGACAGGCCCATCAGCGCCTGGCGTACCTGCGCGCGGGTGGCGTCGTCGCAGGCGCAGTCCAGGCGCAGGCCATCGACCAGGTCGATCTCGCTGGGCGTCAGGCGTGGTAGCGCCTCGAGGGCGCCGCGCCAGCGATCTAGGTCACCGTGGCCCTTTTCCAGCTTGGCGTCGAGTTGCGCCTGCAGGCCCAGGGACCAGGTGGCAAGGGGCGTGCCCGCCAGGCGGCGGACGAGGGGAGACAGATCGATCATGGCAGGGCTATCAGCGAGGCGAAGTTGAGGCATTGGAACCAGGGCACCACTTTGGAGAACCCGGCGGCGCGCAGGCGCTGCTGGTGGGTTTCCAGGGTGTCGGGCTTCATCACGTGCTCGATGGCGCTGCGTTTCTGGGCGATTTCCAGTTCGCTGTAGCCATTGGCGCGCTTGAAGTCCAAGTGCAGGTCGTTGAGCAGTTGCTGTTGCTGGTCGTCGGCGAAGCGCAGCTTTTCCGAGAGGATCAGCGCGCCACCGGGCAACAGGGCCTGGCGGATGCGCCCGAGCAGTTCGAGACGTTGTTCGGGGGCGATGAACTGCAGGGTGAAATTCATCGCCACCACCGAAGCCGGCTCGAAGGGCAGGCTGAGGATGTCGGCTTCGACCACCTGCACCGGTAGCAACTCCTGGAACATCGAGTCCTGGGCGGTGAGGTACTGGCGGCAGCGCTCGACCATGGCCGCGGAGTTGTCCACCGCGATCACCCGGCAGCCGTCGCTGCGCACGTGGCGGCGCAGGGCCTGGCTCACCGCGCCCAGCGAGGCGCCGAGGTCGTACAGCGCCGAATGCGGTTGGGCGAAGCGCGCGGCCAGCACGCCAAGGTTCTCGACGATGGTCGGGTAACCGGGCACCGAGCGCTTGATCATGTCCGGGAAGACCTGCACCACATCTTCGTTGAAGACGAAGTCGGGCACCTGCTCCAGGGGTTGGGCGAATAGGCGGTCGGGTTGTTTGCTCACGGTGGGTCCAGGCGGCTGGCAATCTACAGGGGCGGCATTCTAGCCAAACCGCGGCCTGCTTGCATGACTCGCTGACCGGCGCCGCCGACTCACTTCACCTGGATGGCGCAATCGAAGGTCTGCACCGGGCGCACTTCCGGGGCCCAGGGCTGCTGGTAGACCAGGATCAGGTGGCCCTCGCCCGCGGCCTTGGCCTGGAAGCGCCAGGTGGACAGCCCGCCGCTGCCGACGATGCCGGCTTGCTCCGGGGAGCTGTACACCTCGGGGCCGAGGCTGCGCAGGATTTCCGAGGCGGGGTTTTGCACCAGCCAGCGGTAGCCGGTGGTGGGGTTGCTGGGCAGGGTGAGGGTCATGCTTTGGCCGACGACCAGGCGCTTGGGGCATTCGCTTTCGCCGTCGAGTTCGACGGTGCGTTGCGGCTGCTGGGCGCAGGCGGCGAGCAGGGCAAGGCTCAGGGGAACGAGTAGACGAGGGGCGGACATGGTGGCTCCTGAGGCTGAAGTGGCCTGAGGATAACCGATGCAGATGGAAGTTTGTGATGGCAGTGTTGGCGTCTCATTGCCATGCACGATCCCTGTAGGAGCGGCCTTGCGTCGCGAAAGGGGGGCGAAGCACCCCCAGGGTCTCTGGCCTACTTTGAGATAGCCGGGGCCGCTGTGCGGCCCTATCGCGACACAAGGCCGCTCCTACAGTGGCCCGGCTGGGCGGTCAGAACAGCACTTTCGCCACGTCGGCAAAGCGCTTGGCGAAATGCACGGTCAAGCCGTCCTTCAGGTACTCGGGCAGCTCGGTGAAGTCACCACGGTTGGCCTCCGGCAGGATCAGCTCGAAGATCTTCTGCCGCCGCGCGGCGATCACTTTCTCGCGCACCCCGCCAATCGGCAGCACCTGGCCGGTCAGGGTCAGCTCGCCGGTCATGGCCACGCCTTTCTTCGGCGCCTGGTCACGGGCCAGGGACAGCAGGGCGCTGGCCATGGTTACCCCGGCGCTGGGGCCGTCCTTGGGCGTGGCGCCCTCGGGTACGTGCAGGTGAATGAAGGCCTCGTTGAAGTAACCCGGCGTGCCGCCGAACTGCTTGAGGTTCGAGCTGATGTAGCTGTAGGCGATCTCCGCCGATTCCTTCATCACATCCCCCAACTGCCCGGTGAGCTTGAGGCCGCGGTTCAGGCTGTGGATGTGCGTGGCCTCGATCGGCAGGGTTGCGCCACCCATGCTGGTCCAGGCCAGCCCGGTGATCACGCCCTTGCCGGCCAGCACCTGTTCGCTGCGGAACACCGGCATGCCCAGGGCGGGCTCGAGGTCCTTGGCGGCGATCTTGAGCTTGGCGTCGGGGTCCTCCAGCAGCTTAACCACCGACTTGCGCACCAGCTTGCCCAGCTGTTTCTCCAGCTGGCGCACCCCGGCTTCGCGGGCGTAACCCTCGATCACCGCGCGCAGGGCGGCGTCGTTGATGCTCAGGCTGGTCTTGGCCACGCCGGCCTTGTCCAGCTGCTTGGGCCACAGGTGGCGCTTGGCGATGGCCAGCTTCTCTTCGGTGATGTAGCCGGACAGGCGAATCACTTCCATGCGGTCGAGCAAGGGGCCTGGGATCGAGTCGAGGGTGTTGGCGGTGCAGACGAACAGCACCTTGGACAGGTCCAGGCGCAGGTCCAGGTAGTGGTCGAGGAAGTCGACGTTCTGCTCAGGGTCGAGGGTTTCCAGCAGTGCCGAGGCGGGGTCGCCCTGGTAGCTCTGGCCCATCTTGTCGATCTCGTCGAGCATGATCACCGGGTTCATCACCTCGACCTCCTTCAGCGCCTGCACCAGCTTGCCTGGTTGGGCGCCGATGTAGGTGCGGCGGTGGCCCTTGATCTCGGCCTCGTCGCGCATGCCGCCGACGCTGAAGCGGTAGAACGGCCGGCCGAGGGACTCGGCGATGGATTTGCCGATGCTGGTCTTGCCCACTCCGGGCGGGCCCACCAGCAGCACGATCGAGCCGCTGATCTCGCCTTTCCAGGCGCCGACGGCGAGGAATTCGAGGATGCGTTCCTTGATGTCGTCGAGGCCGGCGTGGTGGCGGTCGAGCACCTTGCGCGCGTGCTTGAGGTCGAGCTTGTCCTTGCCGTACACGCCCCAGGGCAGGGCGGTGGCCCAGTCCAGGTAGTTGCGGGTGACGGCGTACTCCGGCGAGCCGGTCTCGAGGATGGCCAGCTTGCCCAGCTCTTCGTCGATGCGTTTTTGCGCCTGCTCGGGCAGGGTCTTGCCTTGCAGGCGCTGCTCGAACTGCTCGAGGTCGGCGCTGCGGTCGTCCTTGGTCAGGCCGAGTTCCTGCTGGATGACCTTGAGTTGTTCCTTGAGGAAGAACTCGCGCTGATGTTCGCCGATCTGTCGGTTAACTTCCGCGGAAATTTCATTCTGCAGGCGTGCGACCTCGACTTCCTTGCGCAGCATCGGCAGGACTTTTTCCATGCGCTTGAGCATGGGCACACAGTCGAGCACTTCCTGCAGCTGGTTGCCGGTGGCGGAGGTCAGGGCGGCGGCGAAGTCGGTCAGTGGCGATGGATCGTTGGGGCTGAAGCGATTGAGATAGTTCTTCAGCTCTTCGCTGTACAGGGGGTTGAGCGGTAGCAGTTCCTTG
Coding sequences:
- the lon gene encoding endopeptidase La; translation: MSDQQDFPEHPDDHSEVEHLDPAAEPGHHLALPGQQLPDKVYVIPIHNRPFFPAQVLPVIVNEEPWAETLDLVAKTPHHSLALFFMDTPPEDHRHFDTNALPEYGTLVKVHHASREGGKLQFVAQGLTRVRIRTWLKHHRPPYLVEVEYPRQPAEPTDEVKAYGMALINAIKELLPLNPLYSEELKNYLNRFSPNDPSPLTDFAAALTSATGNQLQEVLDCVPMLKRMEKVLPMLRKEVEVARLQNEISAEVNRQIGEHQREFFLKEQLKVIQQELGLTKDDRSADLEQFEQRLQGKTLPEQAQKRIDEELGKLAILETGSPEYAVTRNYLDWATALPWGVYGKDKLDLKHARKVLDRHHAGLDDIKERILEFLAVGAWKGEISGSIVLLVGPPGVGKTSIGKSIAESLGRPFYRFSVGGMRDEAEIKGHRRTYIGAQPGKLVQALKEVEVMNPVIMLDEIDKMGQSYQGDPASALLETLDPEQNVDFLDHYLDLRLDLSKVLFVCTANTLDSIPGPLLDRMEVIRLSGYITEEKLAIAKRHLWPKQLDKAGVAKTSLSINDAALRAVIEGYAREAGVRQLEKQLGKLVRKSVVKLLEDPDAKLKIAAKDLEPALGMPVFRSEQVLAGKGVITGLAWTSMGGATLPIEATHIHSLNRGLKLTGQLGDVMKESAEIAYSYISSNLKQFGGTPGYFNEAFIHLHVPEGATPKDGPSAGVTMASALLSLARDQAPKKGVAMTGELTLTGQVLPIGGVREKVIAARRQKIFELILPEANRGDFTELPEYLKDGLTVHFAKRFADVAKVLF
- the lepB gene encoding signal peptidase I, whose translation is MSLNFPLLLVIAVAVCGLLGLLDLLFLAPRRRAAIANYQGSVSQPELAVVERLNKEPLLVEYGKSFFPVLFIVLVLRSFLVEPFQIPSGSMKPTLEVGDFILVNKFSYGIRLPVIDKKVIEVGDPQRGDVMVFRYPSDPNVNYIKRVVGLPGDVIRYTSDKRLYVNGQAIAEQLVGSEPGTLGSAELYKEKLGEAEHLIRKEMTRYRMPPDQQWTVPAGHYFMMGDNRDNSNDSRFWDDPNIPKELHGMVPDRNIVGKAFAVWMSWPEPKLSHFPNLSRVGLIN
- a CDS encoding heavy metal response regulator transcription factor; this translates as MRLLIIEDEPRTADYLQQGLRENGYVVDCAHTGTDGLHLARQQPYDLVILDVNLPELDGWSVLQRLRAESSTRIMMLTAHGRLADRVKGLDLGADDYLLKPFEFPELLARIRSLLRRNDQRLQPNTLKVADLELDPGRHRAWRGGQRIDLTAKEFALLHLLMRQSGEVLSRTQIISLVWDMNFDCDTNVVEVSIRRLRAKIDDPFEDKLIHTLRGVGYVLEARV
- the recO gene encoding DNA repair protein RecO is translated as MDQPTPQPAYVLHSRAYKETSALVDFLTPQGRVRAVLRRARGKGGSLVRPFVPLEVELRGRGELKNVGRLDSSGIAVWLHGDALFSGLYLNELLMRLLPAEAPHPALFEHYTLTLQALAAGRPLEPLLRSFEWRLLDELGYAFALDHDVNDAPVVVDGLYRLQVDAGLERVELFQPGLFQGAELLALAQADWDAPGALLAAKRLMRQALAVHLGPKPLVSRELFRKR
- the cmoB gene encoding tRNA 5-methoxyuridine(34)/uridine 5-oxyacetic acid(34) synthase CmoB; translation: MIDLSPLVRRLAGTPLATWSLGLQAQLDAKLEKGHGDLDRWRGALEALPRLTPSEIDLVDGLRLDCACDDATRAQVRQALMGLSPWRKGPFELFGVHVDTEWRSDWKWSRVGPHLDLKGKRVLDVGCGNGYYQWRMLGAGADMVIGVDPNWLFFCQFQAVQQYLPELPAWHLPFALEELPANLEGFDTVFSMGVFYHRRSPIEHLLALKDCLVKGGELVLETLVIEGDENQVLVPEDRYAQMRNVWFLPSVPALERWLRRAGFSDVRCVDVSVTSVEEQRSTEWMRYQSLGDFLDPADHAKTIEGLPAPRRATLLARK
- the pdxJ gene encoding pyridoxine 5'-phosphate synthase yields the protein MLLGVNIDHVATLRQARGTRYPDPVKAALDAEEAGADGITVHLREDRRHIQERDVLLLKDVLQTRMNFEMGVTEEMMVFAERIRPAHICLVPETRQELTTEGGLDVAGQEARIKAAVERLSRTGAEVSLFIDADERQIEASHRVGAPAIELHTGRYADAQTPAEVAEELQRIVDGVAFGVGQGLIVNAGHGLHYHNVEAVAAIKGINELNIGHALVAHALFVGFKAAVAEMKALIVAASR
- the rnc gene encoding ribonuclease III, translating into MSASLDRLERKLGYTFKNQDQMLLALTHRSYAGRNNERLEFLGDAILNFVVGEALFERFPQAREGQLSRLRARLVKGETLARLARGFDLGEYLRLGSGELKSGGFRRESILADALEALIGAIYQDADMQTARERILAWLTDEFDGLTLVDTNKDPKTRLQEFLQSRACELPRYEVVDIQGEPHCRTFFVECEVVLLNKKSRGQGVSRRIAEQVAAAAALIALGVENGND
- a CDS encoding protease inhibitor I42 family protein, encoding MSAPRLLVPLSLALLAACAQQPQRTVELDGESECPKRLVVGQSMTLTLPSNPTTGYRWLVQNPASEILRSLGPEVYSSPEQAGIVGSGGLSTWRFQAKAAGEGHLILVYQQPWAPEVRPVQTFDCAIQVK
- the cmoA gene encoding carboxy-S-adenosyl-L-methionine synthase CmoA — encoded protein: MSKQPDRLFAQPLEQVPDFVFNEDVVQVFPDMIKRSVPGYPTIVENLGVLAARFAQPHSALYDLGASLGAVSQALRRHVRSDGCRVIAVDNSAAMVERCRQYLTAQDSMFQELLPVQVVEADILSLPFEPASVVAMNFTLQFIAPEQRLELLGRIRQALLPGGALILSEKLRFADDQQQQLLNDLHLDFKRANGYSELEIAQKRSAIEHVMKPDTLETHQQRLRAAGFSKVVPWFQCLNFASLIALP
- a CDS encoding heavy metal sensor histidine kinase, giving the protein MKRASLSLRLGLTVTLLGAALVLLLATLAVFALDHELDSRARKDLARKMQQVEHNLRVDLRSDDLSARAHPLLDLVMGHDNLSLSVLAVNGRHPALLSLGPALPSQHLLSLEADNRLTFHAWRDGEDNQILTASRLMRLRDDTPVKVLMSLNRSDDNSLLQAYLHSTLLALPLLLLLIGIAAWKLVQRGLRPLRHFRRIAGQVSAQDLAHRLPDSGLPVELAELARAINVMLDRLDQGVRQLSQFSDDLAHELRTPIGNLMGKAQVTLARERDGDKYREALEDSVEELTRLNRIINDMLFLAQVSQPQTQVALVPVTLADEVARVSELFAFSAELKGISLHLQGWGTALADRLMFQRALSNLLSNAIRHGPQGKPVAVGIERQGNEIAVWVENQGAGIGQAHLPHLFERFYRAGAGRSRLEGGTGLGLAIVKSIMQLHGGRVEVSSQTEGPTRFTLVFQAE
- the era gene encoding GTPase Era translates to MTENTSTRCGYVAIVGRPNVGKSTLLNHILGQKLAITSRKPQTTRHNMLGIKTEGDVQAIYVDTPGMHKANDKALNRYMNRNASAALKDVDVVIFVVDRTKWTDEDQLVLERVQYVTGPLIIAVNKTDRMEEKAELIPHLQWLQEQLPNAEVMPISAQQGHNLEALEAQIAKHLPENEHFFPEDQITDRSSRFLAAELVREKIMRQLGAELPYQITVEIEEFKQQGHVLHIHALILVERDGQKKIIIGDKGERIKRIGSEARKDMEVLFDSKVMLNLWVKVKGGWSDDERALRSLGYGDL